A window from Malania oleifera isolate guangnan ecotype guangnan chromosome 7, ASM2987363v1, whole genome shotgun sequence encodes these proteins:
- the LOC131160366 gene encoding pathogenesis-related protein 1C — MSSPAGAPTLLPLLISAISLLLLTVTVAAQGPLPPPPATSAQSPVSPAPPNPNGSAGNLTAAVRGFAPSREFLVAHNKVRASVGERPLRWDRAVARHARDWAARRAADCQMKHSYGKYGENLFWGSRDHWTPTEIVQSWASEDKYYNAQNNACADRKMCGHYTQVVWKDTARLGCAAVKCASGGMFAICSYDPPGNYMDESPFSPSNQTHAGN; from the coding sequence ATGTCATCGCCCGCCGGAGCCCCCACCCTCCTCCCCTTACTCATCTCCGCCATCTCTCTCCTCCTCTTAACCGTCACCGTGGCCGCACAAGGGCCGCTACCGCCGCCGCCCGCCACCTCAGCACAATCTCCCGTCAGCCCTGCGCCGCCGAACCCTAATGGCAGCGCCGGGAACTTGACCGCTGCTGTCCGCGGCTTCGCACCTTCGCGCGAGTTCTTAGTCGCTCACAACAAGGTACGGGCGTCCGTAGGGGAGCGGCCGCTGCGGTGGGACCGTGCGGTCGCCAGGCACGCGCGGGATTGGGCCGCTCGCCGCGCGGCGGACTGCCAGATGAAGCACTCGTACGGTAAGTACGGTGAGAACCTGTTCTGGGGCAGTAGGGACCACTGGACCCCAACCGAGATCGTGCAATCCTGGGCGAGCGAGGACAAGTACTACAACGCGCAGAATAACGCGTGCGCTGACCGCAAGATGTGCGGCCACTACACCCAGGTGGTGTGGAAGGACACCGCGCGTTTAGGGTGCGCGGCGGTGAAGTGTGCGAGCGGTGGAATGTTCGCGATCTGCTCCTACGACCCGCCTGGGAATTACATGGACGAAAGCCCGTTCAGCCCCTCCAACCAGACTCACGCCGGAAATTAA